In a single window of the Pseudoxanthomonas sp. F37 genome:
- the ftsY gene encoding signal recognition particle-docking protein FtsY, with amino-acid sequence MIGFFRRKKPQDGQDAAKTRPSTDELAAAFPRAPGEALPADANPASVRPADTPAPLAEAAGLDAVPAPAPVAPALPVEDPEPADAVPAAAAGKSGWRDRLRRTSAALGLAGLFTRNPRLDDDLLDEIETALLTADVGVPATTAIIEDLRKRMKEREFADAQALLKALRADLIALIAPVAKPLVIDAGRKPFVVLTVGVNGVGKTTTIGKLARRFKQEGHSLMLAAGDTFRAAAVAQLQTWGERNGVPVVAQGQDADAASVAFDALQSARSRGFDVLIADTAGRLHTQTGLMNELGKIRRVLGKIDDTAPHEVLMVIDGTTGQNALSQLRQFHAAVGVTGLVVTKLDGTAKGGVVFALAREFGIPIRYAGIGERVEDLRVFDAEAFVDALLPEALGGG; translated from the coding sequence ATGATCGGTTTTTTCCGCCGCAAGAAGCCCCAGGACGGCCAGGACGCCGCCAAGACCCGCCCCAGTACCGATGAACTCGCCGCCGCCTTCCCGCGCGCGCCGGGCGAGGCGCTGCCGGCGGACGCAAACCCTGCTTCCGTTCGACCGGCGGACACACCGGCACCGCTGGCGGAGGCGGCCGGCCTGGATGCCGTTCCGGCGCCCGCGCCCGTCGCCCCTGCCCTGCCGGTCGAAGACCCGGAGCCCGCCGATGCGGTCCCCGCGGCCGCGGCGGGCAAATCCGGCTGGCGCGACCGTCTGCGCCGCACCAGCGCCGCGCTGGGACTGGCCGGCCTGTTCACGCGCAATCCGCGCCTGGACGACGACCTGCTGGACGAGATCGAGACCGCGCTGCTGACCGCCGATGTGGGCGTACCCGCCACCACGGCGATCATCGAGGACCTGCGCAAGCGGATGAAGGAGCGCGAGTTCGCCGATGCGCAGGCGTTGCTGAAGGCCTTGCGCGCCGACCTGATCGCGCTGATCGCACCGGTGGCCAAGCCGCTGGTGATCGATGCCGGCCGCAAACCCTTCGTCGTGCTGACGGTGGGCGTCAACGGCGTGGGCAAGACCACCACCATCGGCAAGCTGGCGCGCCGCTTCAAGCAGGAGGGCCACAGCCTGATGCTGGCCGCAGGCGATACCTTCCGCGCCGCCGCCGTGGCCCAGCTGCAGACCTGGGGCGAACGCAACGGCGTGCCCGTGGTCGCGCAGGGCCAGGATGCGGATGCCGCCTCGGTCGCCTTCGACGCATTGCAGTCGGCCAGGTCGCGCGGCTTCGACGTGCTGATCGCCGACACCGCCGGGCGCCTGCACACCCAGACCGGCCTGATGAACGAACTGGGCAAGATCCGCCGCGTGCTGGGCAAGATCGACGACACCGCGCCGCACGAGGTGCTGATGGTCATCGACGGCACCACCGGCCAGAACGCGCTCTCCCAGCTGCGCCAGTTCCATGCGGCCGTCGGCGTCACCGGCTTGGTGGTCACCAAGCTGGATGGCACGGCCAAGGGCGGGGTGGTGTTCGCACTGGCGCGCGAGTTCGGCATTCCCATCCGCTACGCCGGCATTGGCGAGCGCGTGGAAGACCTGCGCGTGTTCGATGCGGAAGCATTCGTCGATGCGCTGTTGCCGGAAGCGCTGGGTGGCGGCTGA